Proteins from one Mycobacterium sp. EPa45 genomic window:
- a CDS encoding antitoxin, whose product MGFLDKALGKTKEVLGENADKVGQAIDKAGDIIDQKTQGKYSGTVDKVQDAAKNYVDSNRTDKGDQPS is encoded by the coding sequence ATGGGATTCCTCGACAAAGCCCTCGGCAAGACCAAAGAAGTCTTGGGTGAGAACGCCGACAAGGTAGGCCAGGCCATCGATAAGGCCGGCGACATCATCGATCAGAAGACGCAGGGCAAGTACTCCGGCACCGTCGACAAGGTGCAGGATGCGGCCAAGAACTATGTCGACTCCAACCGCACCGACAAAGGCGACCAACCCAGCTGA
- a CDS encoding HAD-IC family P-type ATPase, whose product MTIDVAAGLSADDVAARIAAGQTNDVPTRASRSVAEVVRANVFTRINAILGVLLLIVLSTGSLINGMFGLLIIANSGIGIIQELRAKKTLDNLAIVGKAKPTVRRQDGTKLLPPNDVVLDDVIELGPGDQIVVDGELLEAANLEVDESLLTGEADAIAKHRGDPVMSGSFVVAGSGAYRATKVGREAYAAKLAEEASKFTLVKSELRSGINKILQFITYLLWPTGLLVIYTQLFTTGVGWRESVLRMVGALVPMVPEGLVLMTSIAFAVGVIRLGRRQCLVQELPAIEGLARVDVVCADKTGTLTENGMRLAEVIPIGGDARVADVLASLAADDPKPNASMQAVAEAYPDAPGWTATGSAPFKSATKWSGVSYGEHGNWLIGAPDVLLDPETPAAAQAEDIGSRGMRVLLLGASDQSVDSPDAPGTVTPVALVVLEQRVRPDARETLEYFASQQVSVKVISGDNAVSVGAVAGTLGLHGETMDARQLPTDADALADTMATYTTFGRVRPDQKRAMVHALQSRDHTVAMTGDGVNDVLALKDADIGVAMGSGSPASRAVAQIVLLDNKFATLPYVVGEGRRVIGNIERVSNLFLTKTVYSVLLALLVGLAGLSHKVFGTPPLLYPFQPIHVTIAAWFTIGIPAFVLSLAPNNERAHTGFVRRVMTSALPSGVVIGVTTYASYLIANHGVSATTVDQTQASTAALITLLMGAVWVLAVIARPYQWWRVALVTASGLAYVVIFAIPAARETFMLDPSNLEVTATGVAMGLLAAGLVEVLWWVQGRVLGERRMLWRTEPAVQD is encoded by the coding sequence ATGACCATCGATGTGGCGGCGGGCCTGTCCGCCGACGACGTTGCCGCCCGGATCGCCGCGGGCCAGACCAACGACGTCCCCACCCGCGCCTCGCGCAGCGTCGCAGAGGTGGTGCGGGCCAACGTCTTCACCCGCATCAACGCCATTCTCGGGGTGCTTCTGCTCATCGTGCTGTCCACCGGCTCGTTGATCAACGGGATGTTCGGGCTGCTCATCATCGCCAACAGCGGTATCGGCATCATCCAGGAACTGCGCGCCAAGAAGACGCTGGACAACTTGGCCATTGTCGGGAAGGCCAAACCCACCGTGCGCCGCCAGGATGGGACAAAACTGTTGCCGCCCAACGACGTCGTGCTCGACGACGTCATCGAGCTCGGCCCCGGTGACCAAATCGTCGTCGACGGCGAGCTGCTGGAGGCGGCCAACCTCGAAGTCGACGAGTCATTGCTCACCGGTGAGGCGGACGCCATCGCCAAACACCGCGGCGACCCGGTGATGTCGGGCAGCTTCGTGGTCGCCGGCAGCGGCGCTTATCGCGCCACCAAGGTCGGCCGGGAGGCCTACGCCGCCAAGCTCGCCGAGGAGGCCAGCAAGTTCACTCTGGTGAAATCCGAATTGCGCAGTGGCATCAACAAGATCCTGCAGTTCATCACCTACCTGCTGTGGCCCACCGGGCTGCTGGTCATCTACACCCAGTTGTTCACCACGGGAGTCGGCTGGCGGGAGTCGGTGCTGCGGATGGTCGGGGCGCTGGTACCGATGGTTCCCGAAGGTCTGGTGCTGATGACGTCGATCGCCTTTGCTGTCGGGGTGATCCGGTTGGGGCGCAGGCAATGTCTGGTCCAGGAGCTACCTGCGATCGAGGGACTCGCCCGCGTCGACGTGGTGTGCGCGGACAAGACCGGCACGCTCACCGAGAACGGGATGCGGCTGGCCGAGGTCATCCCGATCGGGGGAGATGCCCGGGTCGCCGACGTGCTGGCGTCACTTGCCGCCGACGACCCCAAACCCAACGCCAGCATGCAGGCCGTCGCCGAGGCGTATCCGGACGCCCCGGGCTGGACCGCAACGGGCAGTGCACCGTTCAAATCCGCCACGAAGTGGAGCGGGGTTTCCTACGGTGAGCACGGGAACTGGCTGATCGGTGCCCCCGATGTCCTGCTGGACCCGGAAACACCGGCGGCCGCGCAGGCCGAGGACATCGGCTCGCGCGGCATGCGGGTGCTGTTACTCGGTGCCAGCGACCAGTCCGTCGACAGCCCGGACGCACCCGGCACCGTCACCCCGGTCGCACTGGTCGTGCTCGAGCAACGGGTCCGGCCCGACGCCCGCGAAACACTGGAATATTTTGCCTCCCAGCAGGTCTCGGTGAAGGTGATTTCCGGTGATAATGCGGTTTCAGTCGGCGCGGTGGCCGGGACGCTCGGCCTGCACGGCGAGACGATGGACGCCCGCCAGCTGCCGACGGACGCCGACGCCTTGGCCGATACGATGGCCACCTACACCACGTTCGGCCGGGTGCGCCCCGACCAGAAGCGGGCGATGGTGCATGCGCTGCAGTCGCGCGATCACACCGTGGCGATGACCGGCGACGGCGTCAACGACGTACTGGCGCTCAAGGACGCCGACATCGGCGTGGCGATGGGATCCGGCAGCCCGGCGTCGCGCGCGGTGGCGCAGATCGTGCTGCTGGACAACAAGTTCGCCACGCTGCCGTATGTGGTCGGCGAGGGTAGACGGGTCATCGGCAACATCGAGCGGGTCTCCAACCTGTTCCTCACCAAGACTGTCTACTCGGTGCTTCTGGCCCTGCTGGTCGGCCTGGCGGGCTTGTCGCACAAGGTGTTCGGGACCCCACCGCTGCTGTACCCGTTCCAACCGATCCACGTGACGATCGCGGCGTGGTTCACCATCGGTATCCCGGCGTTCGTCCTGTCGTTGGCCCCCAACAACGAACGCGCCCATACCGGTTTCGTGCGGCGCGTGATGACCTCGGCGCTGCCGTCCGGCGTGGTGATCGGCGTGACGACCTACGCCTCGTACCTGATAGCCAACCACGGCGTCAGTGCCACCACGGTCGACCAGACCCAAGCCTCGACCGCCGCCCTGATCACCCTGCTGATGGGCGCGGTCTGGGTGCTGGCGGTCATCGCCCGGCCCTACCAGTGGTGGCGGGTGGCCCTGGTGACGGCGTCCGGACTGGCCTATGTGGTGATCTTCGCCATACCGGCGGCCCGGGAGACGTTCATGCTCGACCCGTCGAATCTGGAGGTCACCGCGACGGGGGTCGCGATGGGGTTGCTGGCCGCCGGTCTGGTCGAGGTTCTGTGGTGGGTGCAGGGCCGGGTGCTGGGCGAACGGCGGATGTTGTGGCGAACCGAGCCGGCGGTGCAAGATTGA
- a CDS encoding amidohydrolase family protein, with the protein MTVRYQSAIDFAAVDAIDFHTHVEIDAAGHCAYDDELAEATGRYFKLGADYFARVDDLAAYYRQHNTAAVVFTIDARTVSGHQPNSVEDLISGTVRNNDVLIPFGSVDPWDADAARRVRELAGDYGVRGFKFHPSLQGFEPNDRRFYAIYEAIAAAAVPALFHTGQTGLGSGLPGGHGIKLRYSDPMLLDDVAADFPELTVVMAHPAVPWVDAQIAIASHKANVFVDLSGWSPKYFPPQLVSALPRQLRTKALFGTDHPYIALDRWRRDFDTLDIDPAVVPLILKENALRVLGLS; encoded by the coding sequence ATGACCGTCAGGTACCAGTCCGCCATCGACTTCGCCGCGGTCGACGCCATCGACTTCCATACGCATGTCGAGATCGACGCCGCCGGCCACTGCGCCTACGACGACGAGCTGGCCGAGGCCACCGGTCGCTACTTCAAACTCGGTGCTGACTACTTCGCCCGTGTCGACGACCTGGCCGCGTACTACCGGCAGCACAACACCGCAGCCGTGGTGTTCACCATCGACGCGCGCACGGTGTCCGGGCACCAGCCCAACTCGGTCGAGGATCTGATCTCCGGGACGGTACGCAATAACGACGTCCTCATCCCGTTCGGCTCCGTCGACCCGTGGGACGCCGACGCGGCGCGGCGGGTGAGGGAGCTGGCGGGCGACTACGGGGTCAGGGGTTTCAAGTTCCACCCCAGCCTGCAGGGATTCGAACCCAACGATCGCCGGTTCTATGCGATCTACGAGGCCATCGCCGCCGCCGCAGTTCCGGCCCTGTTCCACACCGGCCAGACCGGGCTGGGGTCGGGACTGCCCGGCGGGCACGGGATCAAGCTCCGTTACTCCGATCCGATGCTGTTGGACGACGTCGCCGCCGACTTCCCGGAGCTCACTGTCGTGATGGCTCATCCCGCGGTCCCCTGGGTCGACGCGCAGATCGCGATCGCGTCGCACAAGGCCAATGTATTCGTGGACCTGTCCGGTTGGTCTCCCAAATACTTCCCGCCACAACTCGTTTCGGCGCTTCCGCGGCAGCTGCGGACGAAGGCGCTGTTCGGCACCGACCATCCCTACATCGCGCTGGATCGCTGGCGGCGGGACTTCGACACACTCGACATCGATCCCGCGGTGGTGCCGTTGATCCTCAAGGAGAACGCCCTTCGGGTGCTGGGGCTGTCCTAG
- a CDS encoding response regulator transcription factor, whose amino-acid sequence MLKVFLVDDHEVVRRGLADLLGADPELTVVGEAGSVAEALARIPAAAPDVAVLDVRLPDGSGIDLCRDLLAANTRLRCLILSAFTDEQSMLDAIMAGASGYVVKDIRGMALADAIKAVGSGKSLLDNRAAAALMSRLRRDTEQDERLRDLSSTERKLLELLGEGLTNREIGQRMFLAEKTVKNYVSRLLLKLGFAGRTQAALFAAESVRRSEPGSISTQ is encoded by the coding sequence GTGCTCAAGGTGTTCCTGGTTGACGACCACGAGGTCGTGCGCCGCGGTCTGGCGGACCTACTGGGCGCCGACCCCGAACTGACCGTAGTGGGCGAGGCCGGCTCGGTGGCCGAGGCACTCGCCCGCATCCCCGCCGCCGCGCCCGACGTCGCTGTGCTCGACGTCCGCCTGCCCGACGGCAGTGGGATCGACTTGTGCCGGGATCTGCTGGCAGCAAATACCCGCCTGCGCTGCCTGATCCTGTCGGCGTTCACCGACGAACAGTCCATGCTCGACGCCATCATGGCCGGCGCGAGCGGCTACGTGGTCAAGGACATCCGCGGAATGGCTCTGGCGGACGCGATCAAAGCCGTCGGAAGTGGAAAGTCGTTGTTGGACAACCGCGCCGCGGCGGCCCTGATGTCTCGGCTGCGCAGGGACACCGAGCAGGACGAGCGCTTGCGGGACCTGTCGTCCACCGAACGCAAACTACTGGAGCTGCTGGGCGAGGGCCTGACCAACCGGGAGATCGGCCAGCGGATGTTCCTCGCCGAGAAGACCGTGAAGAACTACGTGTCCCGGCTGCTGCTCAAGTTGGGCTTTGCCGGGCGCACCCAGGCCGCGCTCTTCGCCGCCGAATCGGTGCGTCGCAGCGAGCCCGGCTCGATCTCGACGCAGTAG
- a CDS encoding three-helix bundle dimerization domain-containing protein — protein sequence MSGVEHADEQRQIDQVVSRLTESFPYVPDHIITETVDSTYHRFDGARIREFVPLFVERSCRATFVSQPAVEISV from the coding sequence ATGTCCGGCGTGGAACATGCTGACGAGCAGCGCCAAATCGATCAGGTCGTGAGCCGCCTGACCGAGTCGTTCCCGTACGTGCCCGACCACATCATCACCGAGACTGTGGACAGCACCTACCACCGCTTTGACGGGGCCCGGATCCGCGAGTTCGTGCCGCTGTTTGTCGAACGGTCCTGCCGCGCGACGTTCGTCTCGCAGCCCGCGGTCGAGATCTCGGTCTGA
- a CDS encoding 3-keto-5-aminohexanoate cleavage protein: MSKAPYVKACINGARTPDQHAGLPVSPPQLAAAAVAAHGAGARAVHLHPKTADGADSLEPEVVAAAVSAVRHAVPGLPLGVTTGFWALPDPQRRLRTVEAWTVLPDFASVNWHEPGAEELAELLLSRGVGVEAGIFHADAAQAWASSELAPHCLRVMIELGPDGDTATADDLLARIQRAGSPAPALLHGLDDSCWPLLAHAGVRGVQTRIGLEDTVALPDGSIAPGNAELVAAAFDLLRTVNR; encoded by the coding sequence GTGTCCAAAGCTCCCTACGTCAAGGCCTGCATCAACGGCGCCCGCACCCCCGATCAGCACGCCGGCCTTCCGGTGTCGCCGCCGCAGCTGGCCGCCGCGGCCGTCGCTGCGCACGGCGCTGGGGCGCGGGCTGTGCACCTGCACCCCAAGACCGCCGACGGGGCGGACTCGCTGGAGCCGGAGGTCGTCGCCGCCGCGGTGAGCGCAGTGCGGCACGCGGTGCCGGGCCTGCCGTTGGGTGTGACGACGGGGTTCTGGGCGCTGCCCGATCCGCAGCGGCGGTTGCGCACGGTCGAGGCGTGGACCGTGCTGCCCGACTTCGCCTCGGTCAACTGGCATGAACCCGGCGCCGAGGAGCTGGCAGAGCTGTTGCTGAGCCGGGGCGTCGGGGTGGAGGCCGGCATCTTTCATGCCGATGCCGCACAAGCGTGGGCGAGCTCGGAGCTGGCTCCGCACTGCCTGCGGGTGATGATCGAACTCGGACCCGACGGGGACACCGCGACCGCAGACGACCTGCTGGCGCGGATCCAGCGGGCCGGCTCGCCGGCGCCGGCATTGCTGCATGGCCTCGATGACAGCTGCTGGCCGCTGCTGGCCCACGCGGGCGTGCGGGGAGTGCAGACCCGCATCGGGTTGGAGGACACCGTGGCGTTGCCGGACGGATCGATTGCGCCGGGTAACGCCGAACTCGTTGCCGCGGCGTTCGACCTGCTGCGGACGGTCAATCGCTAG
- a CDS encoding SRPBCC family protein: MAKLSVSVDVPLPPEQAWQHASDLSRYKDWLTIHRVWRSKLPETLEKGTVVESIVEVKGMPNRVKWEIVHFKAPEAMTLNGAGVGGVKVKLIGKVRANAKDPNTSVVTMDVHLGGAALFGPIGMVVAGALKGDIKESLDRFVAVFAPS, encoded by the coding sequence ATGGCGAAACTCTCAGTCTCCGTTGACGTTCCACTTCCACCAGAGCAGGCCTGGCAGCACGCGTCGGACCTCTCGCGCTACAAGGACTGGTTGACCATCCATCGGGTCTGGCGCTCGAAGCTGCCCGAAACGCTCGAAAAGGGCACCGTCGTGGAGTCCATCGTCGAGGTCAAGGGCATGCCCAACCGGGTGAAGTGGGAAATCGTCCACTTCAAGGCGCCGGAAGCCATGACGCTCAACGGCGCCGGCGTCGGCGGGGTGAAGGTCAAGCTGATCGGCAAGGTGCGGGCCAACGCCAAGGACCCCAACACCTCGGTGGTGACCATGGACGTCCATCTGGGTGGCGCCGCGCTGTTCGGACCGATCGGCATGGTCGTGGCCGGTGCGCTGAAGGGCGACATCAAGGAGTCGCTGGACCGCTTCGTCGCGGTCTTCGCTCCGTCCTAG
- a CDS encoding MBL fold metallo-hydrolase, giving the protein MLGLPRVTSLLPSGKAALRLAAGTASLAGGGWLLRALNDAPASLGAGPGEIRPVADGSPNYREGVFHNLEPAAALKLDSEESRLVLFDMFSSRTASRPGAAVPLDEPAATRSEPLAVSWLGHSTALLEIDGYRVLTDPVWSERCSPSRTVGPQRLHPVPAPLEALPALDAVVISHDHYDHLDMDTVLALARTQRAPFVVPLGVGAHLRQWHIPAQRIIELDWNEQTRIGDLTLVCTPARHFSGRFLSRNTTLWSSWAIIGPQHRAYFGGDTGYTRSFADIGAEHGPFDLTLMPIGAYNKSWPDIHMNPEEAVRAHRDVTDAGLLVPIHWCTFRLAPHPWAEPVERMLTAADDAGVQTAVPRPGGRVVASAAGAIERWWQL; this is encoded by the coding sequence ATGCTCGGCCTTCCCCGGGTCACTTCGCTCCTGCCCTCCGGCAAGGCGGCGCTGCGCCTGGCCGCTGGGACCGCGTCACTGGCCGGCGGCGGCTGGCTGCTGCGCGCCCTGAACGACGCGCCGGCATCGCTGGGCGCCGGGCCCGGCGAGATTCGGCCGGTCGCTGACGGCTCGCCCAACTACCGCGAGGGCGTGTTTCACAACCTGGAGCCGGCCGCCGCGCTGAAGCTGGACTCCGAGGAAAGCCGCCTGGTCCTGTTCGACATGTTCTCCAGCCGCACCGCCAGCCGTCCCGGCGCGGCCGTCCCATTGGACGAACCGGCCGCGACCCGCTCCGAGCCGCTGGCGGTCAGCTGGCTGGGCCACTCGACGGCGCTGCTGGAGATCGACGGCTACCGGGTGCTCACGGATCCGGTGTGGAGCGAGCGCTGCTCGCCGTCACGCACCGTCGGACCGCAGCGGCTGCATCCGGTGCCGGCCCCGCTGGAAGCTCTGCCGGCGCTGGACGCCGTCGTGATCAGCCACGACCACTACGACCACCTCGACATGGACACCGTGCTCGCTCTGGCCCGCACCCAACGGGCGCCGTTCGTCGTGCCGCTCGGCGTCGGCGCGCACCTGCGGCAGTGGCACATCCCGGCGCAGCGCATCATCGAGCTGGACTGGAACGAGCAGACCCGCATCGGTGACCTGACCCTGGTCTGCACGCCCGCGCGGCACTTCTCCGGCCGGTTTTTGTCCCGCAACACCACGCTGTGGTCCTCGTGGGCGATCATCGGTCCGCAGCACCGGGCGTACTTCGGCGGCGACACCGGCTACACCCGCAGCTTCGCCGACATCGGAGCCGAGCACGGTCCCTTCGACCTGACACTGATGCCGATCGGGGCCTACAACAAATCGTGGCCGGACATTCACATGAACCCCGAGGAGGCGGTGCGCGCCCACCGCGACGTCACCGACGCCGGCCTGCTCGTCCCGATCCACTGGTGCACGTTCCGGCTGGCTCCTCATCCGTGGGCCGAGCCGGTCGAACGGATGCTGACGGCCGCCGATGACGCCGGCGTGCAGACGGCGGTGCCGAGGCCGGGTGGCCGGGTCGTGGCCAGCGCGGCGGGGGCAATAGAGCGGTGGTGGCAGCTGTGA
- a CDS encoding serine hydrolase has product MTALAARAAIVALVAALTACSGTASKPEAPKSLSDQPPPLVPAMALPDNAVDNAVAKLDGIAADLMKSSGIPGMSVAVVHAGKTLYAKGFGVKDVNRSADDPANKVDPDTVFQLASVSKPLGATVVAHQVGQNVIGWNTPVTDKLPWFALSDPAATKMVTVGDLYSHRSGLPDHAGDQLEDLGYDRRYILDRLRQLPLAPFRISYAYTNFGLTAAAEAVAAAAGKSWEDLSDQVLYRPLGMTSTSSRFADYEARADRAVGHIRVDGSYEPLYKRNADPEAPAGGVSSSVNDLTHWLVMMLADGKYNGQQIVDPAALLPAVSPQIVSSPPAEPAMRSGFYGYGFNVGTTSAARVQLSHSGAFDLGAATNFVIIPSADVAIVALTNGTPAGIPETLTAEFADLVQFGEVRQDWRSLYAHAFADMDKPFGTLVGKTPPANAAPAKPSAAYVGSYRNDYWGTAVVAEKDGKLTLSLGPHPDTLELTHWDGDVFTFRFPSENFPPGSISKAAFDGPKVTLEYYDEDKMGTFFR; this is encoded by the coding sequence ATGACCGCTCTGGCAGCCCGTGCCGCGATTGTCGCCCTTGTCGCTGCGCTCACCGCGTGTAGCGGTACGGCATCGAAACCCGAGGCGCCCAAGTCGCTGTCCGATCAACCGCCGCCGCTGGTGCCCGCCATGGCGCTGCCGGACAACGCCGTTGACAACGCCGTCGCCAAGCTCGACGGGATCGCCGCCGACCTGATGAAGTCCTCCGGCATCCCGGGGATGTCGGTGGCGGTCGTACATGCCGGTAAGACGTTGTATGCCAAGGGCTTTGGTGTCAAAGACGTCAACCGTTCCGCCGACGACCCGGCCAACAAGGTGGACCCCGATACGGTATTCCAGCTGGCGTCGGTGTCCAAGCCGCTCGGTGCCACCGTCGTCGCCCATCAGGTCGGCCAGAACGTCATCGGGTGGAACACCCCGGTGACCGACAAGCTGCCGTGGTTCGCGCTGTCGGATCCCGCGGCCACCAAGATGGTCACCGTCGGTGACCTGTATTCACATCGCTCCGGGTTGCCCGACCACGCCGGTGACCAGCTGGAGGACCTCGGCTACGACCGGCGCTACATTTTGGACAGGCTGCGCCAGCTTCCGCTGGCCCCGTTTCGAATCTCCTACGCCTACACCAACTTCGGACTGACCGCAGCCGCCGAGGCGGTGGCGGCCGCGGCCGGCAAGTCCTGGGAGGACCTCAGCGACCAGGTGCTGTACCGGCCACTGGGCATGACGTCGACCAGTTCCAGGTTTGCCGATTACGAAGCCAGGGCGGACAGGGCGGTCGGGCATATCCGCGTCGACGGCAGCTACGAGCCGCTCTACAAACGCAATGCGGATCCCGAAGCTCCCGCCGGCGGGGTCAGTTCCTCGGTGAACGACCTCACCCACTGGTTGGTGATGATGCTGGCCGACGGAAAATACAACGGACAGCAGATCGTCGACCCTGCCGCGCTGCTGCCCGCGGTGTCCCCGCAGATCGTGTCGAGCCCACCCGCCGAGCCGGCGATGCGGTCCGGCTTCTACGGCTACGGCTTCAACGTCGGCACCACGTCGGCGGCCCGGGTGCAGCTGAGCCACTCGGGCGCCTTCGACCTCGGTGCCGCAACGAATTTCGTTATCATCCCGTCGGCGGACGTCGCGATCGTCGCGCTGACCAACGGCACGCCTGCCGGCATCCCGGAAACACTGACCGCCGAATTCGCCGACCTGGTCCAGTTCGGTGAGGTCCGGCAGGACTGGCGCTCGCTCTATGCCCACGCCTTCGCCGACATGGACAAACCATTCGGCACGCTGGTGGGCAAGACACCGCCGGCCAACGCCGCCCCGGCCAAGCCGTCCGCCGCCTACGTCGGCTCCTACCGCAATGACTACTGGGGCACAGCTGTCGTCGCCGAGAAAGACGGCAAGCTCACGCTCTCCCTGGGCCCGCACCCCGACACCCTCGAACTCACGCATTGGGACGGCGACGTGTTCACGTTCCGCTTCCCGAGTGAAAACTTCCCTCCGGGAAGCATTTCCAAGGCAGCTTTCGACGGGCCGAAGGTGACGCTCGAGTACTACGACGAGGACAAGATGGGGACCTTCTTCCGATGA
- a CDS encoding cupin domain-containing protein, translating to MDLPDWVRKLEMGPHPEGGFFRETWRSELVVGESALPPDYNGPRNAGTAIYFVLLPGQQSAWHTVRSAELWLYHRGSPLLLDIGPEKESATRVLLGPDVLAGQQPQVLVPPGHWQRARPRDDEPTLVSCVVVPGFDFADFALAPPSD from the coding sequence ATGGATCTCCCCGACTGGGTTCGCAAGCTCGAGATGGGACCCCATCCCGAAGGCGGCTTCTTCCGCGAGACCTGGCGCAGCGAGCTCGTCGTCGGCGAGTCCGCGTTGCCGCCGGACTACAACGGCCCGCGCAACGCCGGAACCGCAATCTATTTCGTGCTGCTGCCCGGTCAGCAGTCCGCCTGGCACACCGTGCGCAGCGCCGAGCTGTGGCTGTACCACCGCGGCAGTCCGCTGCTGCTCGACATTGGTCCGGAAAAGGAAAGCGCCACAAGGGTTCTGCTCGGCCCGGACGTCCTTGCCGGTCAACAGCCACAGGTGCTGGTGCCCCCGGGTCACTGGCAGCGGGCCCGTCCCCGCGACGACGAGCCGACGCTGGTCAGCTGCGTCGTGGTGCCGGGCTTCGACTTCGCGGATTTCGCGTTGGCGCCCCCTAGCGATTGA
- a CDS encoding NAD-binding protein translates to MRGHTIVCGDDALGQRIIDELNNAGVSVAISQAPEHLEEAGIATAAAVICADDDDARNLEIALLARQANPKARIVARLSNAVLREAMADGNGPGAILDVADLAAPSVVEALLSRTTHTIAVAGVDFVVTGATASRDGTLREIFGDLAPVAVIRGDHSENPGEIIACPGRDVQVRTGDWTAMIGTADELAERNIEIAKPIPASPRARPLLVRIADAVRAFAEDLNPMFYRALAASASLLIGSTIMLRLAYAKPGMSWIDALYFSAETIATVGYGDFNFLQQPTWLRLWGVVMMFAGVATTAIVVAFVADVLLSRRISQAANRQKVRHLQRHIVVVGLGSFGIGVAAVLKAAGHDVAVIERDEDSRYLSAAAELGVPVIFGDATLRQTLEAARIGDARAVAVLTQDDMVNIETGIVVREMLGPRTLPGVQRPDVPIVLRIYDRALGSAVGTRFKFEFVRSTVDLATPWFIGEAMGLDVLGTFSVGQRSFMVGAVRVQPGSELDGIRMFELATQTRVISISREDAPLRLHPRRDTQLIAGDTAYLVGPYRELIATLRKGQQASTSKTG, encoded by the coding sequence ATGCGCGGCCACACCATCGTCTGCGGTGACGACGCACTCGGACAGCGGATCATCGATGAGCTGAACAACGCCGGAGTCAGCGTGGCGATTTCGCAGGCGCCCGAGCACCTGGAGGAGGCGGGGATCGCCACGGCCGCCGCGGTGATCTGTGCCGACGACGACGATGCGCGGAACCTGGAGATCGCGCTGCTGGCACGCCAGGCCAATCCGAAGGCGCGAATCGTCGCCCGGCTGTCCAATGCGGTGCTGCGCGAGGCGATGGCCGACGGCAACGGGCCCGGCGCCATCCTCGACGTGGCGGACCTGGCAGCGCCGTCGGTGGTCGAGGCACTGCTGAGCCGGACCACCCACACGATCGCGGTGGCCGGGGTGGACTTCGTCGTCACCGGTGCCACCGCCAGCCGGGACGGCACCCTGCGCGAGATCTTCGGCGACCTCGCCCCGGTCGCGGTCATCCGCGGCGACCACTCGGAGAACCCCGGCGAGATCATCGCCTGTCCGGGCCGCGACGTGCAGGTGCGGACCGGTGACTGGACTGCCATGATCGGCACCGCCGACGAGCTCGCCGAGCGGAATATCGAGATCGCCAAGCCCATACCCGCGTCGCCGCGGGCGCGTCCGCTGTTGGTCCGAATCGCCGACGCCGTGCGCGCGTTCGCCGAGGACCTGAACCCAATGTTCTACCGTGCGCTGGCGGCGTCTGCCTCGCTGTTGATCGGGTCGACGATCATGCTGCGACTGGCCTATGCAAAGCCAGGGATGAGCTGGATTGATGCGCTTTATTTCTCGGCCGAGACGATCGCGACAGTCGGTTACGGCGATTTCAACTTCCTCCAGCAGCCGACCTGGCTGCGACTGTGGGGTGTCGTGATGATGTTCGCCGGGGTCGCCACCACCGCCATTGTGGTGGCGTTCGTCGCTGATGTTCTTCTGTCCCGCCGGATTTCGCAGGCAGCCAACCGACAGAAGGTGCGTCACCTCCAGCGCCATATCGTCGTGGTCGGCCTCGGTTCCTTCGGGATCGGGGTGGCCGCAGTGCTCAAGGCTGCCGGACACGACGTGGCCGTGATCGAGCGCGACGAGGACAGCCGCTACCTCTCGGCGGCAGCTGAACTCGGGGTGCCGGTCATCTTCGGTGACGCCACGCTGCGGCAAACCCTGGAAGCCGCCCGCATCGGTGATGCTCGCGCGGTCGCGGTGCTCACCCAGGACGACATGGTGAACATCGAGACGGGCATTGTGGTGCGTGAAATGCTCGGTCCGCGAACGCTTCCCGGAGTCCAGCGTCCGGACGTCCCGATCGTGCTGCGCATCTATGATCGGGCGCTGGGATCGGCCGTCGGCACGCGATTCAAGTTCGAGTTCGTCCGCTCGACCGTCGATCTGGCCACGCCGTGGTTCATCGGCGAAGCGATGGGGCTCGACGTGCTCGGCACCTTTTCGGTGGGCCAGCGGTCGTTCATGGTCGGCGCCGTGCGAGTGCAGCCCGGTAGCGAGCTGGACGGAATCCGGATGTTCGAGCTCGCCACCCAGACCCGGGTCATTTCCATTTCCCGCGAGGACGCTCCGCTGCGGTTGCATCCACGCCGCGACACCCAGTTGATCGCCGGTGACACCGCCTATCTCGTCGGACCGTACCGCGAGCTCATCGCCACCCTCCGCAAAGGGCAGCAGGCGTCGACGTCGAAGACAGGTTGA